The Nitrospirota bacterium genome segment TCGCGGGCGAACGTGTACATGAGAATGTCATAGAGAGACGCGTTGAACTTCTTCGGCTCCCAATGGCCTCCAGGGTTCTTCTCTGAGCCCTTGTGAAATCGCTTGAACGCCGTCTTGCCGAACATGGATCGAATAATATGGCAAGCATTCTTGAATGCCGAACGCAGTTGATTCTCTTCATCTTGCCCAATTTCGCGATACTTCCCCGCTTCCACATTGAGGAAATTCTTCATGGGCGACTTGTAGTTCAAATAAGTTGCGTGATGGAAAGCCGCGAATCGGAGAACGAGCTCCATGTCCTTCATTCTTTTGTCTGGCTTCGCCAAGCCCAACAGGAACATAAAATCCGCATCGCGCGACAGCTCTTTAAGCAAAACATTGAACCTGCCACGGTAGATACAGTTACGCAGCTCTTGATCATTCAGCGACACCGATCCAGTGTTGAGTCGTTCGAAGATCTCGAACTTCAACTCCTCATCTGATTCTTTCTTGAAGGTAATTGTTCGAACCTTAAAATATCGAATTACGTCTTGAAGACTGTCGTCAAGCGCACCGTACCTCTTCCCATTCAACTCACGAAATACCTTTAGGCCGGTCAATTTAAAATCCGTTCCGTCGGGGAATTTACCGTCAATGAACGAGAAAAATGAGGTAAGACGCTGCTGCCCGTCAATTACGTACTCTTTGTTGTCCGGTTGCTGAGAGATATAGATAACCGGAATGGGGATACCGAGTAGAGCTGATTCAATCAACCTGCTGGCTTTCGTTGAATCCCAAACGAATTGACGCTGAAAGTCAGGTTGGACGATGAGCTTATCGCGCTTGAATTTCCCGTGCAGTGACTCAATCTCAGGATCACCGAGTTCTGTATAAATCCTTCTTTTCTCGGATGGAGTCCCGATGGCATCCACCTCTTCCTCAAGTGGCGAGTCAAACTCAAGCTCCTCATCTTCGCTCATACGGCTCTCCTCTGTGTCAAACTATTAGCATGCCGACCCGCATACTACGTGAGATTAGCTCGCAAATCTCTCTGTGATTGTTGTGTCGGGTCAAAAGCCTTCACGCGCGAGACTTGCGAAAAAGTGGGACAGGTGAGGTGGTCGAAAGGCTGAAGTGTTCGGAGCTTCATCTCCCGACCTTCAGCCTTCAGACTACGCTCCTCTCGCTCGGCTACGCGACATTCTGCATCTTGTTCGCGAAATCGCGACCAGACGTTGGTGGGGGAAGAGCCTTTCCATCCTGGCGGTAGAGCGCAATGGCTTCCTCTACGGCTTGGCACAGCTGCTCAAAGACAGCCTTTTCGTCAGCGCCGTGGCACCCGCCGTCAATCAGACCAGGACAACTGCCGACAAAGCACTGGTCTTCCTCTGACCACTCGACAATCTTTGCGTATCGTGCAGTATCTTTCATGACTTTGACTCCTCAACGGCACGCTTCAAGGTCGTCAACGAGCTCTCGTATTTTTGGCGACACGACATCACCCTTTGCGGGTCCATTGCTTCACTTGAGCAGACTGGAGGTGATTCTTGCGCCGGTTCAATGACTTGTCAACGCCCTCCATAGCACGGAATGCGCGACACGCAAGCCCTGATTCCGAGTGTCTCGCCCTTCTCGCCCGTCCCGCCTGTCTCGCGAGGGCTAACAATTCGTCCTGACCGATGGTCTCGTATCTGTGCCGGTTCCGATCGTGACCTCGATCCTCGCGACCCCCTTCACATTGGCGCAGAGATCTCCCAGGCCAGGAGTTACCAATCGATAGGGTCCGCCTTTTGACTCAGGCAGAGCCTCTCCATCCACTTCGTAGAGCAGAATCCCCCACTCTAAAGCCTGCGCGAGGGTCAGACAGGCTGAATATTTTCCGTCTCCCGAATGGACCGTGACATGATCGGCCTTGATGGCCAGGGCCGGCAGATCCAGCAAGGCTTTCAGGCGAATCCCTTTGCCCTTCATATTGGGCATTACCGTCGAAATATCGAGCTGGTGCTCCGCCGGCAAGGCTGCAATCGCCGCGCGATCCAATGAAACTGGCTGGACCACCGCCCCGTCGATCCTTACGATACCAGGGCCGGTCTTTTCCTTTTCCGTAATCGTCTTGATCATGGCTGTTAGCGCCTCATTGACCGGTGTTGGAATGCCAAGCTCACGCCCCTTTTGCACAATGTACCCGTTCAAGTAATCGATCTCGGTCCGACGGCCCGCCTTCCAATCATCGTACATGGAGGTATGGATATCGCGAATCTCCTGAGTCCAGCGCACGACCTTCTCTGCCATATCAGGCGACAGAGGCACCTTGACCGAGGCTGCGACGGCTGAGACTTCCTCGACAATCTGATGGATAACACGAAGCATCTCCGGATGTTCCAGCGTCTTCGCCACTTTGTCATCGACAATGACCGTGAGCGGGTTGAAGACGCAGTTCCAGCACATCTTCTCCCATTTACTTTTCCGCACATCCTCCGTGAGCTGACAGGGAATTCCCGCCTGCTTGAACAAATCCGCAATGGCGAGCAAACGAGGGCTCTGATGCCCCATCATCTCTCCGATGGCCACAGCCCCCTTCTTATAGTGATCGATGACGCCGGGCGAGGCGATCTTGGAATAGATAAAGGCCACGCCACCGACAACGCAATCCCGTTGCAGGCGCGCCACGATGCGGTCTTCCGTATCGACCCCGTTCTGGAGGGTCAGGATGACGGTCTGATTGGTCAGGACCGGCTCGAGTTGATTCAACACCTCGTCCAGGTCATAGGCTTTGACGGAGAGGATGATCAGGTCCGGCTTCGGAAGCTCTCGCGGGTCTGAAGCAGCTATTGGATGGACGGTGAAAGAGCCCTTGGCGCTGCGGATCGTCAAGCCGTTCTGTTTCACGGCTGCAAGCGTCTTGGGTCTCAGCAAGAAGGACACATTGGGATTATTCTTCGCCAGGTGCGCCCCGAAGAATCCACCGACCGACCCGGCAC includes the following:
- a CDS encoding DUF262 domain-containing protein — translated: MSEDEELEFDSPLEEEVDAIGTPSEKRRIYTELGDPEIESLHGKFKRDKLIVQPDFQRQFVWDSTKASRLIESALLGIPIPVIYISQQPDNKEYVIDGQQRLTSFFSFIDGKFPDGTDFKLTGLKVFRELNGKRYGALDDSLQDVIRYFKVRTITFKKESDEELKFEIFERLNTGSVSLNDQELRNCIYRGRFNVLLKELSRDADFMFLLGLAKPDKRMKDMELVLRFAAFHHATYLNYKSPMKNFLNVEAGKYREIGQDEENQLRSAFKNACHIIRSMFGKTAFKRFHKGSEKNPGGHWEPKKFNASLYDILMYTFAREDKNVVFQNLDAIREALIFLMTDNQDFIDSIELSTSSLQAITKRFDIWRIALQDVVGVGRKEPRCFSAQLKESLFKANSACSICNQKILEVDDSAIDHIKQYWTGGKTIPENARLTHRYCNWARSRKD
- a CDS encoding 2-dehydropantoate 2-reductase — its product is MKNVLMVGAGSVGGFFGAHLAKNNPNVSFLLRPKTLAAVKQNGLTIRSAKGSFTVHPIAASDPRELPKPDLIILSVKAYDLDEVLNQLEPVLTNQTVILTLQNGVDTEDRIVARLQRDCVVGGVAFIYSKIASPGVIDHYKKGAVAIGEMMGHQSPRLLAIADLFKQAGIPCQLTEDVRKSKWEKMCWNCVFNPLTVIVDDKVAKTLEHPEMLRVIHQIVEEVSAVAASVKVPLSPDMAEKVVRWTQEIRDIHTSMYDDWKAGRRTEIDYLNGYIVQKGRELGIPTPVNEALTAMIKTITEKEKTGPGIVRIDGAVVQPVSLDRAAIAALPAEHQLDISTVMPNMKGKGIRLKALLDLPALAIKADHVTVHSGDGKYSACLTLAQALEWGILLYEVDGEALPESKGGPYRLVTPGLGDLCANVKGVARIEVTIGTGTDTRPSVRTNC